The stretch of DNA CAATCATCATGATGGTCACACCCATCGCTTGAATTTTGCGAATGGTTTGGGTAAGCTCCAACGTCTCGTTTTCATTCAGACCCGCAGCAGGTTCATCCAAAATGAGAAGCTCAGGCTCTGCCGCAAGCGCTCTTGCCATCTCGATACGACGCTGAATGCCATAGGAGAGATCGCCCGCAGGGGTTGAGGCATACTCTGAAAGGTTGAAAAACGCCATCAATTCGCCTACTTTTTCCCAATTCTCTTTTTCATCTCTGTAATACGCAGGAGTAGGAATCACCCCGTTGTACCAACGCTGTTTAGACTTGATGTGACGACCTGACATAATGTTTTCTGCCACGCTCATCTCAGCAAACAGACGAATGGTTTGAAAAGTTCTCAAAATGCCAAGTTCCGCAATTTTATAAGGATTAATGCCCTTAATATCGTGACCTTTCCACAAAATTTGCCCAATTTCAGGGCGATAAATGCCTGTTATGCAGTTAAACAAAGTTGTTTTTCCCGCACCATTAGGTCCGATAATGCCATATATCTGCCCTTTTTTGACCTTCATAGAGAGATCGTTAATGGCAACGAGTCCTTGAAAATACTTACTCACATGGCTAATTTCTAAGATATACTCGCTCATTTGACCTCCTCCTTTTTAAGGAAGCTTGGAATGTTACCAAAGCGAACAGGCCAAATACCACGCGGTCTTAAAATCATCGTCAAAATCATCGCGATACCAAAGACCAAGTAACGCGCTGTCTCAAACTCTCTAAACATTTCAGGCAATACAAACATGACAAAAGTACCGATTAAAACACCCGGCAAGGAAGCAGAACCGCCTACCAAAACAATCGTAAAGAACATAATGGACTGTGTGACATTAAACGCTTCTGGACTGACCGCTGAGTACTGCACCGAAAACATACTACCCGCCGCCCCTGCAATACCTGCGCCCAAAATAAAAGCATAGAGTTTGTAGTAACGCACATTGATCCCCATACTTTGCGCGGCAATTTCATCTTTATGAATGTAAAACATCGCTCGCCCAAATTTACTACGATCTAAATTTCGCATGATAAACAGTGTTATGCCCAAAAGGATAAACGCCATATAATACATGTGCGTTTGAGAAGAAAAGTCAAAGCCAAGTACCCTTACAACATCAATGCCAAAGAGACCGTTTGGACCTCCGGTTAAGCCAAAAACATCGTTTTGCAACACTTGAATAAAGATGATGTTAAAGCCAATGGTTGCCACCAATAAGTAGTCTCCTCGAAGATGAATGATGGGGAATACCAAAATAAAAGCAACCAACATAGGAACCAGTACCGCAGGCGCCCATGTTGCTAAAATGGGAAGTCCAAAGTGAACATTCAAAATAGCGGTTGTGTAGGCTCCAAGTCCAAAAAACATCGCATGGCCCATGTGAAAAACACCCGCGCGCCCCAAGATGATGTCTTGAGAAAGTGCCACGACAGAGAAGACCAAAAAGGTTGTTCCTACCGCCAACCATGCAGAGTCCACAAAGAGTGGGAAGAAGCCCATGAAAATAAGTAGCGTCATCGCTATAAGACTGGTTTTATTCATCATACTTTCTCCGCCACAGTTTCGCCAAGGATGCCCGTTGGTCTAAAGACAAGAATCACAATGAGAAGCACAAATGTAAACGTTTCTGCCCATTGGGTTGAGATGTAGCCTGTAATCATGGCATTAAAAAGTCCCAAAAGAAGACCTCCAAGCATCGCACCAGGAATATTGCCAATGCCTCCCATAATTGCCGCAACAAAGGCATTGAGTCCATACATCCAGCCCATATCAAACGTAACACCTCGATAGTACGTTCCTATGAAAAGCCCCGCTACAGCTCCCAAAGTTGAGCCTATGATGAAGATAATCATAATAATGCGACCCACATTAATGCCCATCAGCTTTGCCGCGTCTTGATCAATCGCGACGGCTCGAATAGCCGTGCCAATTTTTGTTTGGTGAATAAAAAAGTAAAGCCCTACCATCAAAACCGATGAAAGCCCCAAAATCATCACTTGCGTAAAGGTAATGACAATGCCACCGATCTCCCAAATCGTTGAAGGGAAAAGGTCGGAAGGAAATATCTTCATATTGGGTCCCCAAATGAGCATAATGGAATTTTGAATCACCAATCCTGCGCCTAAAGCTGAAACCACGGCACTTAAACGTGGTGCTGTTCGTAAAGGTCTGTATGCGAGACGTTCAAGAAGCACACCCACAAAAGCAACGATAGCAGCCGTAAAAACAAAAACTGTGATGACCGCAATCAATGAAGTAACACTCTCTCCAAAAATTTGGGCATAAACACTGAGCCCTATAAAGGCTGAAAAAGCAACGAGGTCACCGTGCGCGAAGTTGATCAGTCGCATAACGCCATAAACCATTGTGTACCCAAGAGCTACAAGCGCATAGAGGCTTCCAATCGTAAGGCCATTGACCATTTGTTGTAAGAAAATATCCATAAGATAACCTTATCCTAATGTAATTGCATGCCAAAGAGAAACTTTCTCCTTGGCAATGCGAGTTATATCCGCAAAATACTTATTGATAGACGATCTTATAGCTCTTATCTGCTTGAACTTCATAAGTCATGTAGCCTCCGCCAATGCGCTCACCATCTTCTCTAAAGGTCACAGGGCCTGTAATGCCTGGGAAATCTTTGAGTTTGTGCAAGTTCTCAGCGATGACTTTAGTATCTTCTGATTTGGTTTGCTCCATTGTATGGAGAATCGCACGAAGACCATCAACATTCATAAGTGACCAGATAGAAGCTGGCATCATGTTGAATTTTGCTTTGTAGTCCACTAAAAAGGTTTTAGCGATGTCATACGGTAAAAGATCTGGCGTTGGAACGTTGATAAGGAGTGTTCCTTTGGCACTATCGCCTGCTAGTTTCATGTAATCAGGGTTGTCATTGGAGTCACCACCAACAAAGTCCGCTTTGATGCCAAGCTGAATTTGTTGCGCACGCAATAATCCACCATCTGTGTAGTAGCCACTAAAATAGATAACATCGGGATCCATTGATTTGATTTTTGTCAAAGTCGCTGTAAAGTTTTGAGAGCCTGATTTGATTTTGCCTTCATAAATGATGTTGGCATTTTTAGCTTTAAGCGCTTTGATTGTAGCATCGGCTAAGTCAGTTGAATAGCTTGAATAGTCTGAGAGAATAACGATTTTTTTGTACTGTTTTCCGTCCACAAAATATTTCGCTGTGTAGTCTGCTTCAGCACTGTTTGGGAATGAATTTCTGAAAAATGTCCAGTATTTGTGTGCGATCAAAGAGTCACTCGTACCATCGCTGGTTTGAAGCACGCCTGCTCTGTTATAGGTCGTTTGTGCCGCTTCGGTTGCACCTGAAGTGTAAGAACCAATGACCGCTTTAACGCCTTCATTGACCAGTTTTTTCGCACAAATCGCTGCTTGTTGTGCGGTACCTTGGTCATCGCACGTTACAACTTCGATTTTTTTGCCTAAAACGCCACCTTTGGCATTGTATTGATCAACGATAAGCTTAACGCCGTTGTCGATGCTTTGACCTTCATTGGCATACTGCCCCGTAATGGGTGCTTGAACACCAATTTTAATCACATCTGCTGCAATACTTGCACTGACAAGCACCGAACATACTGCTAAAGAAGCAGTCAACTTTGGAAACATTTTCTTCATTCTCACTCCTTTTAAAATTTTAAAATCTCATTTCAGCACTTTACATGTAAAGCAGTGAAATCAGACTTTATTTAGGCTCTATCACATAACATCCTGCCATCCACTCACCCACCTCCTCAACTTCGCGTATTGGCGTTGCGATCCATTTAGACTGAAGCATTGGGAAATGGCTCACCACCTCATCAAAACTGGCAATGATCTCAGGAACGCGTTTTGTTAGCTTTTTTCGTGCTTGGGGTGAAAGGTCTGAATAAAATGCAAACACACCATAATCAAGCGTTGAGTCTTCCTTGCTTTTTCGCTGAAGCATTTTGCACAAACGTTCTATCTCAAAACTATACTCAGCCTTTACATTGCACACACCATTTTTCAGTGTTATAATCACTCTTGAAATGGAGTCATTGTGGTTTTGATGCACAGACCTCTCATCTAACGTAATGCTAAAAACACCTTGAGAGAGCGCATTTTTTTCCATAAAAGCTTTAAAGGCTTTACGATTGGGCAGAGAACAACGCAAAATATCTGAAACCGTAGCATCGATGAAAACTTCAGGCGCATTTTCAATACAGCTCAAGGCTTGTGCGACATGAATGGAGAGAATTTTTTGAGGACCGTTAGAGAGTGAAAGTCTGTTGTTCGTCCAAAAAAGAAAGTTTTGTTCCGCTTTACTGATACCATCCAAAATGGCTTGCACAACAACGGTTTGCGCTGGAAAATTACTCATAATAGTTTTCCTCAACTTCTTGTATAATGCCACTTTCCATTAAGATGTCTTCAATGAGTCTGTTTTTTGAGATATTAAGTGAATTGGAGAGTTTACCAAGGGCGATGTCGAGCTTCGCATCAATCTTGATGGTCAGTTGCGCAATCTCACGTTTCTTGGTCTGATTTTTTTCAATCACACTTTGAATAATCTCTCTGCCAAATTTCTGTTTTGCCACGTCGCTCACCTTAGTAAATTTTAGGAATACTAAAAGTAGTACTTTTTGTTCAACAAGGAAATCTTAATACATTTTTGTGAAATTTACTCAAATTTCGATGATGAAATTTTAAACAAAGCGTATGATTTCTTGAATTCACCCATTCATAAGAGCCATTTTAAGGCAAATTTTAGTGTATTGAGTCCTGAAAACATTTTTTGACCAAGTTACCAAAGGTATCATTACAACTCACTTTGCTATAATTGAAAAAAATGTAAAGGATGCGCATGTCAAAAATCGTCTTGATTACCGGTGCTACTTCAGGCTTTGGAGAAGCAACCGCTGAAAAGTTCGCTAAAGCTGGCTATAAAGTCATCGTCACAGGTCGTCGCAAAGAACGATTGGAGGCACTTAAAGAGCGTTTGTCCACCTGCGATATACTGCCTCTTTGTTTTGATGTGACCCAAAAAGAAGAGGTATTTAATGCGATCTCGTCTTTGCCAAAAGAGTATAAAAACATTGATATTTTGGTCAATAACGCGGGTCTTGCTTTGGGCTTAGAACATGCCAATGAAGCCAGTTTGGATGATTGGGAGAAGATGATTGACACCAACATCAAAGGTTTGCTCTACGTTACCAAAGCGGTTCTTCCTATTATGGTCGAGCGCAAAACGGGTTACATCTTTAATATTGGCTCAACCGCTGGTAGCTGGCCTTATGAAGGTGGCAATGTGTACGGTGCGACCAAAGCGTTTGTCAAACAGTTCTCACTTAACCTTAGAACCGATCTTAAAGGCACACACGTTCGTGTGACCAACATAGAACCGGG from Sulfurospirillum oryzae encodes:
- a CDS encoding branched-chain amino acid ABC transporter substrate-binding protein, which encodes MKKMFPKLTASLAVCSVLVSASIAADVIKIGVQAPITGQYANEGQSIDNGVKLIVDQYNAKGGVLGKKIEVVTCDDQGTAQQAAICAKKLVNEGVKAVIGSYTSGATEAAQTTYNRAGVLQTSDGTSDSLIAHKYWTFFRNSFPNSAEADYTAKYFVDGKQYKKIVILSDYSSYSTDLADATIKALKAKNANIIYEGKIKSGSQNFTATLTKIKSMDPDVIYFSGYYTDGGLLRAQQIQLGIKADFVGGDSNDNPDYMKLAGDSAKGTLLINVPTPDLLPYDIAKTFLVDYKAKFNMMPASIWSLMNVDGLRAILHTMEQTKSEDTKVIAENLHKLKDFPGITGPVTFREDGERIGGGYMTYEVQADKSYKIVYQ
- a CDS encoding branched-chain amino acid ABC transporter permease yields the protein MMNKTSLIAMTLLIFMGFFPLFVDSAWLAVGTTFLVFSVVALSQDIILGRAGVFHMGHAMFFGLGAYTTAILNVHFGLPILATWAPAVLVPMLVAFILVFPIIHLRGDYLLVATIGFNIIFIQVLQNDVFGLTGGPNGLFGIDVVRVLGFDFSSQTHMYYMAFILLGITLFIMRNLDRSKFGRAMFYIHKDEIAAQSMGINVRYYKLYAFILGAGIAGAAGSMFSVQYSAVSPEAFNVTQSIMFFTIVLVGGSASLPGVLIGTFVMFVLPEMFREFETARYLVFGIAMILTMILRPRGIWPVRFGNIPSFLKKEEVK
- a CDS encoding SDR family oxidoreductase, translating into MSKIVLITGATSGFGEATAEKFAKAGYKVIVTGRRKERLEALKERLSTCDILPLCFDVTQKEEVFNAISSLPKEYKNIDILVNNAGLALGLEHANEASLDDWEKMIDTNIKGLLYVTKAVLPIMVERKTGYIFNIGSTAGSWPYEGGNVYGATKAFVKQFSLNLRTDLKGTHVRVTNIEPGFSLTEFSDVRFKGDKAKADSVYQNTTPLSKEDIANAIFTLAELPSHVNVNRIEIMPTVQSYAGLSVERNN
- a CDS encoding branched-chain amino acid ABC transporter permease, which codes for MDIFLQQMVNGLTIGSLYALVALGYTMVYGVMRLINFAHGDLVAFSAFIGLSVYAQIFGESVTSLIAVITVFVFTAAIVAFVGVLLERLAYRPLRTAPRLSAVVSALGAGLVIQNSIMLIWGPNMKIFPSDLFPSTIWEIGGIVITFTQVMILGLSSVLMVGLYFFIHQTKIGTAIRAVAIDQDAAKLMGINVGRIIMIIFIIGSTLGAVAGLFIGTYYRGVTFDMGWMYGLNAFVAAIMGGIGNIPGAMLGGLLLGLFNAMITGYISTQWAETFTFVLLIVILVFRPTGILGETVAEKV